A portion of the Bacteroidales bacterium genome contains these proteins:
- a CDS encoding DNA repair protein has translation MTIKLTSKQRIIIRSSDDVFKIMKEILLREDKIDREKEHFWVVGLANNLRIRYVELISMGSVSNTVVEPMNVFRWSVMKGCVQVIMVHNHPSGNLKPSAIDIDLTDHLFQVGRILNINVLDHLIISTKSYMSFADTKLLEKLAESTKYVPSFELIERIRAEERKIREEAVRVAEKKGKNEGLKEGEIRGIEKEKIKIARGMKKKGFSIKDIIELTGLTKREIEKIK, from the coding sequence ATGACCATAAAGCTCACCAGTAAGCAGCGCATAATAATCCGAAGTTCCGATGATGTATTCAAAATAATGAAGGAGATCCTCCTGCGTGAGGATAAAATCGATAGGGAGAAGGAGCATTTCTGGGTGGTTGGTCTTGCCAATAACCTCCGCATAAGGTATGTGGAGCTCATTAGCATGGGCAGTGTAAGTAATACTGTTGTTGAACCCATGAACGTATTCCGCTGGTCGGTGATGAAGGGCTGCGTACAGGTAATTATGGTGCACAACCACCCCAGCGGGAACCTCAAGCCTTCCGCTATAGATATAGACCTCACCGACCACCTATTCCAGGTAGGGCGTATACTCAATATCAATGTACTGGACCACCTAATAATCTCCACCAAATCCTATATGAGCTTTGCCGATACTAAATTATTGGAGAAGCTGGCGGAGAGCACCAAGTACGTTCCCTCGTTTGAGCTAATTGAGCGAATCCGTGCTGAGGAGAGGAAGATTAGGGAGGAAGCTGTAAGGGTTGCAGAAAAAAAAGGAAAGAATGAAGGTTTAAAGGAGGGTGAGATTAGAGGAATAGAAAAAGAAAAGATTAAGATAGCCAGAGGGATGAAAAAGAAAGGGTTCTCAATTAAAGATATTATTGAATTAACGGGATTGACGAAGAGGGAGATAGAGAAGATAAAATAG
- a CDS encoding PLP-dependent aminotransferase family protein gives MITDLNQIFSTCGKGLKHSAMGEILKLTQRPEIISFAGGLPSPDSFPIEQLKEISVEVLEKEGVQALQYGLTEGDNRLRQIMVERYQKEGLNLSCNNLIITTSSQQGLDLIPKIFINPGDKIICGLPSYLGGISAFLTYGAELIGILLDENGMRADLLEKALADLKAKGEKPKFIYTIPDFQNPAGITMPESRRLKIIEIAHKYDVLIVEDSPYREIRFHGEPQKTIYQLEGTGQVIMLGTMSKIFVPGFRIGWVVAHEDIIDKLVLAKQSTDLCTSAFAQKILARYFDKGYFDTNLQFIIKSYREKRDCMIAAFREYMPEGVKWTEPEGGLFLFMTLPEYMDAEELFKIAIQENVAFVIGNVFHCDGSGKNTLRINFSFMSKEMNVEGAKRLANAIRKMMK, from the coding sequence ATGATTACAGATTTAAACCAAATCTTTTCTACATGCGGTAAGGGACTGAAACACTCTGCAATGGGTGAAATACTTAAGTTAACCCAAAGACCAGAAATCATCTCTTTTGCAGGAGGTCTGCCATCGCCAGATAGTTTCCCTATTGAACAACTTAAAGAAATTTCAGTTGAAGTTCTTGAGAAAGAAGGTGTACAAGCGTTACAATATGGATTAACGGAGGGCGATAATAGATTAAGACAGATAATGGTTGAGCGTTACCAAAAAGAAGGTTTAAATCTTAGCTGTAATAATTTAATAATCACCACCTCGTCTCAGCAAGGTCTTGATTTGATTCCAAAAATCTTTATAAATCCAGGCGATAAAATTATTTGTGGACTTCCAAGCTATCTTGGAGGAATTTCTGCATTTTTAACTTATGGTGCTGAACTTATAGGTATTCTGCTTGATGAGAATGGTATGAGGGCCGATTTACTTGAAAAAGCTCTGGCTGACCTTAAAGCCAAGGGTGAAAAGCCAAAGTTTATTTATACAATTCCCGATTTTCAAAATCCTGCAGGCATTACAATGCCTGAATCCAGAAGATTGAAAATTATTGAAATTGCACATAAATACGATGTGCTAATAGTTGAGGATAGTCCTTACAGAGAAATACGTTTTCACGGTGAACCTCAAAAAACAATCTACCAACTCGAAGGAACAGGTCAGGTAATTATGCTTGGAACAATGTCGAAAATATTTGTGCCAGGATTCAGAATTGGGTGGGTTGTGGCTCACGAAGATATAATCGATAAACTTGTACTTGCAAAACAATCAACTGATTTGTGTACATCTGCTTTTGCACAAAAGATTTTAGCGAGATATTTTGATAAAGGCTATTTTGATACAAACCTGCAGTTTATTATAAAAAGTTATCGCGAAAAACGTGATTGCATGATTGCTGCATTCAGAGAATATATGCCAGAAGGAGTTAAATGGACAGAACCAGAAGGGGGACTATTCTTATTTATGACCCTGCCTGAATACATGGATGCCGAAGAATTATTTAAAATTGCAATTCAGGAAAATGTCGCTTTTGTAATTGGTAACGTTTTTCATTGCGATGGTAGCGGTAAAAACACCCTTCGTATTAATTTTTCTTTTATGTCCAAAGAAATGAATGTGGAAGGCGCTAAACGCTTAGCTAATGCAATAAGAAAAATGATGAAATAA
- a CDS encoding endonuclease III, whose amino-acid sequence MEVNWPKNIEPLLKQYSKRKHPLDYANRYQLVVMVILSAQDSDKHINEIAKDFFKIYPTMSHLAKASVEDIQGIISSVRNFGNKSNWLSKLAKTVGEDSKIPNTMQELTKLSGIGRKSANVIIRESGFEAEGIIVDLHVLRVAPRLGVAEGTNPEKIEKQLMSVFPKPIWNEVGMAISFLGREICRPSKPKCNDCAMNTVCNYYNSQNS is encoded by the coding sequence ATGGAAGTTAATTGGCCTAAAAATATTGAGCCATTGCTTAAACAATATAGCAAAAGAAAACATCCGTTGGATTATGCAAATCGTTACCAACTCGTTGTAATGGTTATATTGTCGGCGCAAGACTCAGATAAGCATATTAATGAAATTGCTAAGGATTTTTTTAAGATATACCCAACAATGAGCCATCTTGCAAAAGCAAGTGTTGAAGATATTCAAGGAATAATTAGTTCGGTTAGGAATTTTGGCAACAAGTCCAATTGGCTTTCGAAGTTGGCAAAAACGGTAGGCGAGGATAGTAAGATACCTAATACAATGCAGGAGTTAACAAAACTTTCTGGTATTGGTAGAAAATCGGCGAATGTAATTATTCGAGAATCAGGCTTTGAGGCAGAAGGTATTATTGTTGATTTACATGTATTACGTGTTGCTCCACGCCTTGGAGTTGCCGAAGGGACTAATCCTGAAAAGATTGAAAAGCAATTGATGAGTGTTTTTCCAAAACCAATTTGGAATGAGGTTGGTATGGCTATATCCTTTTTAGGTAGGGAGATTTGCAGACCATCAAAACCAAAATGTAATGATTGTGCTATGAATACCGTATGTAATTACTATAATTCTCAAAATTCATAG
- a CDS encoding GNAT family N-acetyltransferase: MIDSTLENSIVKLRAPELPDIDLLYTWENNMEIWKVSNTITPFSRFVLKKYIETAHLDIWETKQLRLIIEAKNQSSLMFVSVGLIDLFDFDPFHLRAGIGILIANSEYRQKGYATEALKLMVKYTFETLQLHQLYCNISSDNTISLQLFQNSGFEIVGAKKDWLKTMNGWQDEIMLQIVNPNSKLIKN, from the coding sequence ATGATTGATTCAACTCTAGAGAATAGTATTGTAAAGTTGAGGGCTCCAGAACTCCCAGACATTGATCTTTTGTATACTTGGGAAAACAACATGGAGATATGGAAGGTTAGTAATACAATAACTCCCTTTTCGAGATTTGTTCTAAAAAAGTATATTGAAACTGCGCATCTTGACATTTGGGAAACCAAGCAACTTCGATTAATCATCGAAGCAAAGAATCAAAGTTCTCTTATGTTTGTTTCAGTGGGTTTAATTGATTTATTCGATTTTGACCCATTTCATCTTAGGGCTGGAATAGGTATTCTTATTGCAAATAGTGAATACAGGCAAAAAGGTTATGCCACTGAGGCACTAAAATTAATGGTTAAATATACATTTGAGACACTTCAGCTGCACCAACTTTATTGTAACATATCCTCTGATAATACCATTAGCCTTCAGCTTTTTCAAAATTCTGGATTTGAGATTGTTGGAGCCAAAAAGGATTGGCTGAAAACAATGAATGGCTGGCAGGATGAGATAATGCTCCAAATTGTAAATCCAAATTCTAAATTAATAAAGAACTAA
- a CDS encoding DUF3808 domain-containing protein, producing MKMKKIIINLIIALIVTQGVTAQSGFQGLIDSGNQNLKSRNFKGAITDFSNALKAQPSDTAALGGIIKACLLNDDLKEAQKHIDNAIKTYPQNAEFLFRRGILDNKKGQFEKAVEDFTAALSLNSSNDLKVQIYLNLGATNLKQEDFKIAIENYNLALELSPRNPSIYSYRGYANYKLGSFTEAISDYNNAIDLDPNSAYSYYNRGMAYLKSLDKAKSCFDFHKACSLGNVNACKMIVSECTSK from the coding sequence ATGAAGATGAAGAAGATTATTATCAACCTTATTATAGCCTTGATAGTTACTCAGGGAGTAACGGCTCAATCCGGTTTTCAAGGGTTAATTGACTCGGGCAATCAAAACTTAAAAAGCCGAAATTTCAAAGGGGCAATTACTGATTTTAGCAATGCTCTTAAGGCTCAACCTTCGGATACTGCTGCATTAGGAGGAATTATTAAGGCTTGCTTACTAAACGATGATCTTAAGGAGGCTCAAAAGCATATCGATAATGCAATTAAAACTTACCCTCAAAACGCTGAGTTTCTTTTTCGTAGGGGTATCCTTGATAATAAGAAAGGTCAATTTGAGAAAGCAGTTGAAGATTTTACAGCGGCCCTTTCATTGAATTCGTCAAATGATCTTAAGGTTCAGATTTATTTAAACCTCGGTGCAACAAATCTTAAGCAAGAAGATTTCAAGATCGCAATAGAAAATTATAATTTAGCCTTGGAGTTATCCCCACGCAACCCAAGCATTTATAGCTACAGGGGTTATGCAAACTATAAACTTGGTTCTTTTACTGAAGCAATAAGCGATTATAATAATGCAATTGATTTAGATCCTAATAGTGCCTATAGCTATTATAATAGGGGTATGGCTTATCTCAAATCTTTAGACAAAGCTAAGTCATGTTTTGATTTCCATAAAGCATGTAGTTTAGGGAATGTGAATGCCTGTAAGATGATTGTATCTGAGTGTACATCAAAATAA
- a CDS encoding glycosyltransferase translates to MELSVVIVNYNVKYFLEQCLISVYKAGRDIDMEVFVVDNASADGSCQMVKQRFPDVKLLENTENLGFSVANNQAIRKISGRFVLLLNPDTVVEEDTFSKCINFMNLHPTAGSLTVKMIDGKGRYLPESKRGLPSPMVSFYKIFGLAKLFPRSKIFARYYLGHLDENKTHKIEILPGAFMFIRKEVLGKVGLLDESFFMYGEDIDLSYRILKANYDNYYYPETRIIHYKGESTKKGSINYVLLFYKAMILFAQKHFTQKKAHLYMGVIFSAIYLRAFLSIIKRIAKHIYLPILDAFLIVIGFLFIVPNWENYRFHALNSYPDKLVMVMIPIYIIIWLLSNWLNGAYDKPQKLFATTKGVLWGTTLILAIYALLPLNFRFSRAIIILGSVWTVLSTQGVRVFIGVFDKNLIPFFQKKKRNAIVGLPSEAERIIEILNNSYIDYQYIGLVSPQKEITDQTQLANIDQLVEFVRVNDINEIIFCSSNISSQEIIRNMLILSNFGVDYKIAPPESVSIIGSNSINASGELYTPLFNAINSITSKRNKRLLDLGVSIFILITIPIWFIISRKPIFLLSNAITVLFGRKTWIGYIKINNPMSGLPQIKDGVFQLKKNCNDESHHDSEINLAYAKNYSIVSDLSILWKNILSLN, encoded by the coding sequence ATGGAATTATCTGTTGTTATTGTTAACTACAATGTGAAGTACTTTTTGGAGCAGTGCTTAATATCAGTATATAAAGCCGGCAGGGACATTGATATGGAGGTATTTGTAGTTGATAATGCTTCAGCAGATGGTTCGTGCCAAATGGTTAAACAACGATTCCCTGATGTTAAGTTGTTAGAGAATACAGAGAATCTAGGTTTTTCAGTTGCAAATAATCAAGCCATTCGTAAGATCTCAGGGAGGTTTGTTCTATTGTTGAATCCCGATACTGTTGTTGAGGAAGATACATTTTCAAAGTGTATCAACTTTATGAATTTACATCCTACGGCAGGGAGTTTAACTGTAAAAATGATTGATGGAAAAGGCCGTTATTTGCCTGAGTCAAAGAGAGGACTGCCTTCACCCATGGTATCATTCTATAAGATATTTGGGTTAGCCAAGCTTTTTCCTAGATCAAAAATTTTTGCTCGTTACTATCTTGGACATCTCGATGAGAATAAAACCCACAAAATAGAAATTCTCCCTGGAGCCTTTATGTTTATTAGAAAAGAGGTTTTAGGTAAAGTTGGTCTTCTCGATGAGAGTTTCTTTATGTATGGTGAAGACATCGACCTTTCATACAGAATTCTTAAAGCAAACTACGATAATTATTATTACCCCGAAACTCGCATTATACATTATAAAGGGGAGAGTACAAAAAAAGGGAGCATTAACTATGTGCTCCTGTTCTATAAAGCAATGATTCTGTTTGCACAAAAGCACTTTACCCAGAAGAAGGCGCATTTGTATATGGGTGTGATTTTTTCAGCTATTTACTTAAGAGCTTTTCTATCAATAATTAAAAGAATAGCGAAGCATATTTATCTTCCAATCTTAGATGCTTTTTTAATAGTTATTGGTTTCCTTTTTATTGTTCCTAACTGGGAGAACTATCGATTTCATGCATTGAACTCCTACCCAGATAAACTTGTTATGGTTATGATTCCCATATACATAATCATATGGTTGCTATCAAATTGGTTGAATGGGGCATACGATAAGCCCCAGAAGTTGTTTGCAACAACCAAAGGAGTTCTTTGGGGTACGACTCTTATTCTTGCTATATACGCATTGCTGCCACTGAATTTTCGATTTTCTCGTGCAATTATCATTTTAGGATCTGTATGGACAGTTTTATCAACTCAAGGAGTTAGAGTCTTTATAGGTGTTTTTGATAAGAATCTTATTCCTTTCTTTCAGAAAAAGAAGCGAAATGCAATTGTTGGCCTTCCTTCTGAGGCAGAAAGAATAATTGAAATTCTTAATAATTCCTATATTGATTATCAATACATTGGATTAGTTTCGCCACAAAAGGAAATTACAGATCAAACCCAACTAGCAAATATTGACCAATTAGTTGAGTTTGTTCGTGTAAACGATATTAACGAAATTATCTTTTGCAGTAGCAATATCTCATCTCAAGAGATAATCAGAAATATGCTCATTCTTTCAAACTTCGGAGTTGACTATAAAATTGCTCCTCCCGAAAGCGTTTCCATTATAGGAAGTAATTCAATAAATGCATCAGGAGAACTTTACACACCGCTCTTTAATGCGATAAATAGTATTACTAGCAAAAGAAATAAAAGATTACTAGATCTTGGTGTTTCAATATTTATTCTAATTACTATTCCTATATGGTTTATAATCAGTAGAAAACCAATCTTTTTGCTTTCCAATGCAATTACAGTTCTTTTTGGTAGAAAAACATGGATAGGTTACATCAAAATCAATAATCCCATGAGCGGATTACCCCAAATAAAAGATGGTGTTTTTCAATTAAAGAAAAATTGTAACGATGAATCACATCATGATTCAGAAATTAATTTAGCCTATGCAAAAAACTACAGCATAGTTTCAGACCTTTCAATTCTTTGGAAAAATATCCTTTCACTTAATTAA
- a CDS encoding PIN domain protein: MKQRIYIDTSVVGGYFDEEFLEATQELFKRLENNEVIFVISNLLELELTGAPQNVRNLLYEFSPEKFERVQLTEEAIILADKYIAEKVVGRTSLEDCRHIALATINRVDILASWNFKHIVNLDRIKGYNSVNYKLGYPMIEIRSPKDLIHYED; this comes from the coding sequence ATGAAGCAAAGAATTTACATAGACACTTCTGTTGTTGGTGGATACTTTGATGAGGAATTTCTTGAAGCTACTCAAGAACTTTTTAAGCGATTGGAGAACAATGAAGTAATTTTCGTAATTTCCAATCTACTTGAACTAGAATTAACAGGAGCTCCGCAAAATGTTCGTAATTTACTTTATGAATTTAGCCCAGAGAAATTTGAACGAGTTCAGCTGACAGAGGAAGCAATAATACTTGCAGACAAATATATCGCTGAAAAAGTAGTTGGTAGAACTAGCCTTGAGGATTGTAGACATATTGCACTCGCTACAATAAATAGGGTCGACATTCTTGCCAGTTGGAACTTTAAACATATTGTTAACCTAGACAGAATAAAAGGGTACAATTCTGTTAATTATAAACTAGGATACCCTATGATTGAAATTCGAAGTCCTAAAGATTTAATACATTATGAAGACTAA
- a CDS encoding 2-oxo acid dehydrogenase subunit E2 codes for MNAFEVLLPAMGEGIVDATITRWLVSEGQNIEIDQSLAEIATDKVDSEIPSPVKGVVKQLLFKVGEVPRVGQPIVIIEIEGVGEVKKPLKKEQAEIGNDNYIKPVQETSITVEQNSYKPFISPLVRKIALDEGIQPDDFKNIKGTGLNSRITKDDILGYLSSKEKDFQKTANTPQQQENSSPIVHEQSDGVMYEVIKMDRMRRLIAEHMVMSKQTSAHVTSFIEVDVTNLVILRDKVKESYFKKEGAKLTLTPFFIEAAVFGIKQHLHINSSLDGENLIVKKNINIGIATTLPNGNLIVPVIKNADRLSLTGLSKSLNDLAKRARENQLKPDEIQGGTFTITNLGMFDTLTGTPIINQPQVAILAIGAVNKRPVVIESPTGDSIGIRHMVMLSLSYDHRVVDGALAGSYLKVVRDYIQKIDPSKAII; via the coding sequence ATGAACGCTTTTGAAGTATTACTACCTGCTATGGGCGAAGGAATTGTTGATGCAACAATTACCCGTTGGCTGGTATCTGAAGGACAAAATATTGAAATTGATCAATCTTTAGCTGAAATAGCAACAGATAAAGTTGATTCGGAAATACCATCACCAGTAAAGGGCGTAGTAAAGCAGTTACTCTTTAAGGTTGGCGAAGTTCCTCGGGTTGGTCAACCTATTGTTATTATAGAGATCGAAGGCGTAGGAGAGGTTAAGAAACCACTTAAAAAGGAGCAAGCAGAAATTGGTAATGATAATTATATAAAACCAGTTCAGGAAACTAGTATTACTGTTGAGCAAAATTCATATAAACCATTCATATCACCGCTAGTTAGGAAAATAGCCTTGGATGAGGGCATTCAACCCGATGATTTTAAAAATATAAAGGGTACAGGGCTTAATAGCAGAATCACAAAGGATGATATTTTAGGTTACTTATCTTCAAAAGAAAAAGATTTTCAAAAAACAGCAAATACCCCTCAGCAACAAGAAAATTCATCACCTATAGTTCATGAGCAATCCGATGGAGTAATGTATGAGGTTATAAAGATGGATCGTATGCGCAGGTTAATTGCGGAGCATATGGTGATGTCGAAGCAAACATCGGCACATGTAACTTCTTTCATTGAGGTAGATGTTACAAACCTTGTAATCCTAAGAGATAAAGTAAAAGAGTCATATTTTAAGAAGGAAGGGGCGAAGTTAACATTAACCCCATTCTTTATTGAGGCAGCAGTATTTGGAATCAAGCAGCATTTACATATCAACTCCTCTCTTGATGGTGAAAACTTAATAGTAAAGAAGAATATCAACATTGGAATTGCTACAACGCTTCCTAATGGCAATCTTATTGTTCCAGTGATTAAAAATGCAGATCGATTAAGCTTGACAGGCTTATCCAAATCGCTAAATGACTTGGCAAAACGTGCTAGAGAGAATCAACTTAAACCTGATGAGATACAAGGAGGAACTTTCACTATTACAAATCTTGGAATGTTCGATACTTTAACTGGTACGCCAATAATCAACCAACCCCAGGTTGCAATTCTTGCAATTGGAGCCGTAAACAAACGTCCTGTTGTAATTGAGAGCCCAACTGGTGATTCTATTGGAATTCGACATATGGTAATGCTATCATTATCATATGATCATCGAGTTGTTGATGGTGCATTAGCTGGTTCATACCTTAAAGTGGTTAGGGATTATATTCAAAAAATTGACCCATCAAAGGCAATTATTTAG
- a CDS encoding AAA family ATPase translates to MQRIEIKNFGPIKDLSLDIKDFILLIGPQASGKSTIAKTIFFFKSLNDDLVKFFIKGLDDGNFTKPYNSYGKIIRQKYLDYFGSSVHLEGLQLKYFYNESIWITISLETRHKYITPTLSESLIKNIGSLVLEAEEYYYSLKQRNPNLLTSKDLLELDADKRKFISYVKNKCNNIFQEDRELIFIPAGRSLLATLSDQLQYINPRNLDFLMRTFLDKINIVRPIFNMSLSDIIKERRLLTQYNIDYNKTKLAEEIICKILKGKYQYDKDGEKIYYDTNKYVKLNFSSSGQQESLWILLLLFIIILEKQNVFIVIEEPEAHLFPEAQKEISNLIALMSNVENSQVIITTHSPYILASLNNLILAHKVGNKNHKQVSEKINKNLWINREKVFAAIVTSGQVKDIIDKELNIIQQENIDSVSSTINDEFDFLFQLETV, encoded by the coding sequence ATGCAACGAATAGAAATAAAAAATTTCGGCCCGATTAAAGATTTAAGTCTTGACATCAAAGACTTCATCCTATTAATTGGACCACAAGCAAGTGGGAAAAGTACAATTGCCAAAACGATTTTCTTCTTTAAGTCTCTCAACGATGATTTGGTCAAATTCTTTATCAAGGGTTTAGATGATGGAAATTTCACCAAACCATACAATTCGTATGGTAAGATAATAAGACAGAAATACCTTGACTATTTTGGTTCGAGCGTTCACCTTGAAGGTCTTCAACTCAAATATTTCTATAATGAGAGTATTTGGATTACAATTTCGCTTGAAACAAGACATAAATATATTACTCCAACTTTAAGTGAGTCACTTATAAAAAATATTGGCAGTTTAGTTTTAGAAGCCGAAGAATATTATTATTCACTAAAACAAAGAAACCCGAACTTGCTAACTAGTAAAGACTTATTGGAATTAGATGCAGATAAAAGAAAATTTATTTCGTATGTAAAGAATAAATGCAATAATATTTTTCAGGAAGACAGAGAATTAATTTTTATCCCAGCGGGTAGGAGTTTATTGGCTACTCTGTCAGACCAACTTCAATATATAAATCCAAGAAACTTAGATTTCTTAATGCGAACTTTTTTGGATAAAATAAATATCGTAAGACCCATATTTAATATGTCTCTTTCTGACATCATAAAAGAAAGAAGATTACTAACACAGTACAATATTGATTACAATAAAACAAAACTTGCAGAAGAAATCATTTGCAAAATATTAAAAGGAAAGTATCAGTATGATAAAGACGGTGAAAAAATTTATTACGACACTAATAAATATGTTAAATTAAATTTTTCATCATCAGGTCAACAAGAGTCACTCTGGATTTTACTACTTCTCTTCATAATTATTTTAGAAAAACAAAACGTTTTTATAGTGATTGAAGAACCTGAGGCTCACCTTTTCCCAGAAGCACAAAAGGAAATATCAAATTTGATAGCACTAATGTCTAACGTTGAAAACTCTCAAGTGATTATTACAACACATAGTCCCTACATCTTAGCTTCATTAAATAATTTAATACTTGCGCACAAAGTGGGTAATAAAAATCACAAGCAAGTGTCAGAGAAAATAAATAAAAACCTTTGGATTAACAGAGAAAAAGTCTTTGCAGCTATTGTTACGAGTGGACAAGTAAAAGACATAATTGATAAGGAGTTGAATATAATCCAGCAAGAAAATATTGACTCTGTTTCGAGTACAATAAATGATGAATTTGATTTTTTATTTCAACTTGAAACAGTTTAA
- the dinB gene encoding DNA polymerase IV, producing MGNESNKGQRKIIHVDMDAFYASIEQRDNPLYRGKPIVVGGSPEGRGVVATASYEARKFGLHSAMSSKRALQLCPEVIFIRPRFNVYKEVSNKLREIFARYTDLIEPLSLDEAYLDVTHDKQNIGSAIEIAKQIRQTIKDELNLTASAGVSVNKFVAKIASDMQKPDGLTFIAPSKVESFIENLPVEKFFGVGKVTAEKMKKMNLFTGADLKKLTEHEMVQRFGKVGRFYYNIVRGIDERSVQPERETKSIGAEDTFLHDLSDIEELNAELDRIAQTTYNRLQKYNLKGRTITLKIKFSDFKQITRSQSFPNPIGELEQIQVIARSLLISAGLEGKKVRLLGVTLSNFKERIIEIKKHDKSGQLRLFDD from the coding sequence ATGGGAAATGAGTCAAATAAGGGACAGCGTAAGATAATCCATGTCGACATGGATGCTTTTTATGCATCTATTGAGCAGCGTGATAATCCATTGTACCGTGGTAAGCCTATAGTAGTGGGAGGATCGCCTGAAGGTCGTGGTGTAGTTGCCACGGCAAGCTATGAGGCTCGAAAGTTTGGCTTACACTCGGCAATGTCATCAAAAAGAGCGTTGCAACTTTGTCCTGAAGTTATTTTTATCAGACCACGATTCAACGTTTACAAAGAAGTTTCCAATAAATTACGAGAGATATTTGCTCGCTATACTGACCTTATTGAACCCCTTTCGTTGGATGAAGCCTATTTGGATGTCACGCACGACAAGCAAAATATTGGTTCGGCTATTGAAATCGCCAAGCAGATAAGGCAGACAATTAAAGATGAACTGAATTTGACTGCTTCTGCTGGGGTGTCTGTAAATAAATTTGTTGCCAAAATCGCATCTGATATGCAAAAACCAGATGGTTTAACATTTATAGCACCTTCCAAGGTCGAATCTTTTATTGAAAATCTTCCTGTGGAAAAATTTTTCGGTGTTGGTAAGGTAACTGCCGAGAAGATGAAAAAGATGAACCTCTTTACGGGTGCAGATTTAAAAAAATTGACTGAACATGAAATGGTACAGCGTTTTGGAAAGGTGGGGCGATTTTACTATAACATTGTTCGTGGTATAGATGAAAGAAGTGTTCAACCAGAGAGAGAGACAAAATCAATCGGAGCGGAGGATACTTTTCTTCATGATCTTTCAGATATCGAGGAATTGAACGCAGAATTAGACAGGATAGCCCAGACAACTTATAATCGGTTGCAAAAATATAACTTGAAAGGACGAACCATAACATTAAAGATAAAGTTCAGTGATTTTAAACAAATTACCCGAAGTCAGTCGTTTCCTAATCCAATAGGGGAGTTAGAACAAATTCAAGTAATAGCAAGGTCTCTTCTGATTTCAGCAGGGCTTGAGGGTAAAAAGGTTCGACTTTTGGGTGTCACCTTGTCAAATTTTAAGGAAAGAATCATTGAAATAAAAAAGCATGATAAATCCGGACAATTAAGGTTGTTTGATGACTAA